In a single window of the Streptomyces sp. NBC_00353 genome:
- a CDS encoding transposase: protein MEPFTAGGLEVRSYNFPLVERIVLTERVAYVTHYRSDQHGWDTLVRNGVRAKTMLTDVGSVEIAIPRDRGGGFQPQIVKALAPADRRRRDDAGLVRSRRLLGLWPVRPLPVRPGDASGGETRGSAAEGCVKVSVAGAKVSTSGLECSCGTAVRCAPRRWCLLCLTDECGRRPVIPLTGGRFGYLTHVKCRVLY from the coding sequence GTGGAGCCCTTTACCGCCGGTGGTCTGGAAGTTCGCAGCTACAACTTCCCGCTCGTGGAGCGGATCGTACTCACCGAACGCGTCGCATATGTCACCCACTACCGCTCGGACCAGCACGGCTGGGACACGCTTGTTCGAAATGGGGTGCGTGCCAAGACGATGCTGACCGACGTCGGCTCGGTCGAGATCGCGATCCCGCGGGACCGCGGCGGCGGTTTCCAGCCGCAGATCGTCAAGGCGCTCGCGCCGGCTGACCGACGTCGACGAGATGATGCTGGCCTTGTCCGCAGTCGGCGACTTCTTGGTCTATGGCCGGTTCGACCTCTGCCGGTACGGCCAGGTGATGCTTCCGGTGGTGAGACGCGGGGGTCGGCCGCTGAAGGCTGCGTGAAGGTGTCGGTGGCCGGGGCGAAAGTGAGCACCTCCGGGCTCGAGTGTTCCTGCGGAACGGCCGTACGGTGCGCTCCCCGGCGGTGGTGTCTTCTGTGCCTGACGGACGAGTGCGGGCGACGCCCGGTCATCCCCCTCA
- a CDS encoding IS3 family transposase (programmed frameshift), with product MARLSKYSAEFRSDAIALWRASAGRRTFKDVAADLNVNPETLRTWVRDADGRPAPAGASQDIEAELARLRAENARLAKAEKGMAAGAGDPASGSGVFRPGDEVKTAAWDFVSAHAEVFGIKRICRVLEVSRSGYYRWIAGAEARAGRQAAEDVLVEEIREIHAEHRGNYGALRVHAELRGFGHTVNRKRVARLMRKHGIVGRHLRKKHRTTIPDRLAPPVADLVQRDFTASTLDEKWCGDITYVQVGAAWLYLACVIDIRSRRVLGYSMAPHMRAELVIDALQAAVAARGGDVTGVIFHADRGSQYTSAAFAQVCDRYGIRRSMGRVGSSYDNALAESFWQGLKRETTHGKLFLTMPQARLEIFQWLTYYNARRRHSALGYLSPLEFEQQHHQTAKLSLAA from the exons CCGAGACGCTGCGGACCTGGGTGCGTGATGCCGACGGCCGTCCGGCTCCTGCCGGCGCGTCGCAGGACATTGAGGCGGAGTTGGCCCGGCTGCGGGCGGAGAACGCGCGGCTGGCCAAGGCGGAGA AAGGAATGGCAGCTGGAGCGGGAGATCCTGCGTCGGGCAGCGGCGTATTTCGCCCGGGAGATGAAGTGAAGACCGCCGCTTGGGACTTCGTCTCCGCCCATGCCGAGGTGTTCGGCATCAAGCGGATATGCCGGGTGCTGGAGGTCTCCCGCTCGGGCTACTACCGGTGGATCGCCGGCGCCGAGGCGCGGGCGGGGCGGCAGGCCGCGGAGGACGTGCTGGTCGAGGAGATCCGCGAGATCCATGCCGAACACCGCGGGAACTACGGCGCGCTTCGAGTCCATGCCGAACTGCGCGGCTTCGGCCACACGGTCAACCGCAAGCGCGTGGCCAGGCTGATGCGCAAGCACGGCATCGTCGGCCGTCACCTGCGCAAGAAGCACCGCACCACGATCCCGGACCGCCTCGCGCCGCCGGTGGCAGACCTGGTCCAGCGGGACTTCACCGCCAGTACGCTGGACGAGAAGTGGTGCGGCGACATCACATACGTGCAGGTCGGAGCCGCGTGGCTCTACCTAGCCTGCGTCATCGACATCCGTTCGCGCCGGGTACTCGGCTACTCAATGGCCCCGCACATGCGGGCCGAGCTCGTCATCGACGCGCTCCAGGCCGCGGTCGCGGCCCGCGGCGGTGACGTCACCGGGGTGATCTTCCACGCGGACAGGGGCTCGCAGTACACGTCCGCCGCGTTCGCCCAGGTCTGCGACCGGTACGGCATCCGCAGGAGCATGGGCAGGGTCGGCTCGAGCTATGACAACGCCCTCGCCGAGAGTTTCTGGCAGGGACTGAAGCGAGAGACGACGCACGGGAAGCTGTTCTTGACTATGCCGCAGGCGAGGCTGGAGATCTTCCAGTGGCTCACCTACTACAACGCCCGACGCCGACACAGCGCGCTGGGTTACCTCTCCCCGCTGGAGTTCGAACAGCAGCACCACCAGACAGCTAAACTCTCCCTCGCAGCATGA